One stretch of Gopherus flavomarginatus isolate rGopFla2 chromosome 2, rGopFla2.mat.asm, whole genome shotgun sequence DNA includes these proteins:
- the STEAP4 gene encoding metalloreductase STEAP4 — MEKNSSNMIPLTENSPPKKEMVCIFGTGDFGRSLGYKMLQCGYSIVFGSRNAQTSSLIPKGTEVLSHREAAQKADIIIVAIQRQHYNFLTELTEVLHGKVLVDVSNNLKINQYPESNAEYLAQLVPGAKVVKAFNTVSAWALQSGTLDASRQVFVCGDDNKAKQMVMDIVRTLGLTPLDQGSLLAAREIENYPLQLFPMWKFPIYLAIGLSAFFFFYSLIRDVIYPCIYENKDLSFFIAISIPNRVCPIVALILLALVYLPGIIAAILQLHRGTKYSRFPDWLDKWMLCRKQLGLVALVFAFLHVLYTLVIPIRYYVRWRLNAYVISQIKDNRTDPFNNTNGWISDSYVALGILGFFLFVLLGITSLPSVSNSVNWREFRFVQSKLGYLTLILCTAHTLVFGGKRFLNPSMYRWYLPAAYMLSLIVPCIVLAIKFVLIFPCIDRPLTQIRQGWERNSKGSKQSYYNDSKSAV; from the exons ATGGAGAAAAATTCTTCCAACATGATCCCTCTTACTGAAAACTCTCCCCCTAAAAAAGAGATGGTGTGTATTTTTGGAACAGGAGATTTTGGAAGATCTCTGGGATATAAAATGCTCCAGTGTGGCTACTCAATAGTGTTTGGAAGCCGAAATGCACAGACTTCCAGTCTGATTCCCAAAGGCACAGAGGTACTGAGCCACAGAGAAGCTGCGCAGAAGGCTGACATTATTATTGTAGCAATTCAGAGACAACATTACAACTTCCTCACAGAGTTAACTGAAGTTCTCCATGGAAAAGTATTGGTGGATGTAAGCAACAACCTCAAAATAAACCAATATCCTGAATCCAATGCTGAATACCTTGCTCAACTGGTGCCAGGCGCTAAGGTAGTGAAAGCATTTAACACCGTGTCAGCATGGGCCTTGCAGTCAGGCACGTTGGATGCAAGCAGACAG GTGTTTGTCTGTGGAGATGACAACAAAGCCAAACAAATGGTGATGGATATTGTTCGGACTCTTGGTCTTACACCATTGGATCAAGGCTCTCTCTTGGCAGCCAGAGAGATAGAAAATTACCCACTGCAGCTCTTTCCAATGTGGAAGTTTCCCATCTACTTGGCTATTGGCCtaagtgcattttttttcttctacagTTTGATTCGTGACGTAATCTACCCCTGCATATATGAAAACAAAGATTTATCATTTTTTATTGCAATTTCCATTCCAAATCGGGTCTGCCCCATAGTGGCACTCATCCTTCTTGCTTTGGTTTACCTTCCTGGCATAATTGCTGCAATTCTCCAGTTACACAGAGGTACAAAATACAGTCGTTTCCCAGACTGGCTGGACAAATGGATGCTTTGTAGGAAACAGCTTGGATTAGTAGCCTTGGTTTTTGCTTTTTTACATGTTTTGTACACGCTTGTTATCCCTATTCGCTATTATGTAAGATGGAGATTAAATGCTTATGTCATATCTCAG AtaaaggacaacagaacagatCCATTTAACAACACTAACGGCTGGATTAGCGACTCTTATGTGGCTTTAGGCATCCTGGGATTTTTTCTGTTTGTCTTGCTCGGAATAACTTCCTTGCCCTCTGTCAGCAACAGCGTCAACTGGAGAGAATTTCGATTTGTACAG TCCAAACTGGGATACCTGACACTGATTTTGTGCACTGCACATACGCTGGTCTTCGGTGGAAAGAGATTCTTGAACCCTTCAATGTATAGATGGTATCTTCCTGCAGCATATATGCTTTCTCTCATTGTTCCTTGCATTGTCCTGGCCATTAAATTTGTTCTGATATTCCCATGTATAGACCGACCACTCACACAAATTCGACAGGGCTGGGAGAGGAACTCCAAAGGTTCAAAACAATCATACTACAATGATAGTAAGTCAGCAGTATAA